In Pseudomonadota bacterium, the following are encoded in one genomic region:
- a CDS encoding PIN domain-containing protein — protein MEWINALKGKTVGLDTAPLIYFIEENPAYIETVKLFFEAMDRGDLLVVTSTVTLLEVLVHPLRSNNRELATEYRDILLNSKLMTMEVSNAIAEQSAQLRATHNIRTPDAIQISAALDAGATHFFTNDVRLPDIPSIQIISLDSLV, from the coding sequence GTGGAATGGATAAATGCATTGAAGGGAAAAACGGTTGGTCTCGATACCGCACCACTGATTTATTTTATTGAAGAAAATCCAGCATACATTGAAACTGTAAAACTTTTCTTTGAAGCAATGGACAGAGGTGACTTGCTGGTAGTCACTTCAACCGTGACCTTACTTGAAGTGCTGGTGCATCCACTACGCAGCAATAACAGAGAACTGGCGACAGAATACCGGGACATCCTGCTTAACTCAAAACTGATGACGATGGAAGTTTCAAACGCAATTGCGGAACAGTCTGCACAGCTCAGAGCCACCCATAATATCCGCACACCGGATGCCATCCAGATCAGCGCGGCATTAGATGCCGGAGCAACTCATTTTTTTACCAACGATGTCCGCTTGCCTGACATTCCATCCATACAGATTATTTCTCTTGATTCACTTGTCTGA
- a CDS encoding nucleotidyltransferase domain-containing protein, whose amino-acid sequence MAQKRAEEVVQFLFDCLEEKKLNISKIIIFGSQAKGTETEESDIDIIIVSEDFKRKNIFKRADMTKDAEIRTIRKFMVPLDIITITPEEYENKTSLIAEYVHTGKIVYVN is encoded by the coding sequence ATGGCTCAAAAAAGAGCTGAAGAAGTAGTCCAATTTTTATTCGATTGCTTAGAAGAAAAAAAACTAAATATCTCCAAGATTATTATTTTCGGTTCACAGGCTAAAGGCACAGAAACGGAAGAAAGTGATATCGACATTATTATTGTTTCAGAAGATTTTAAAAGGAAGAATATTTTTAAGCGCGCTGATATGACAAAAGATGCCGAAATCAGGACAATCAGGAAATTCATGGTTCCTCTCGACATTATTACTATAACACCGGAAGAGTATGAGAATAAGACATCTCTTATTGCAGAATATGTGCATACAGGGAAAATTGTATATGTAAATTAA
- a CDS encoding tetratricopeptide repeat protein, producing the protein MTKKAYFHIYLKIILCLIVYLTICPALPVIAKQELRGKVYILGENDKRFPVTNTTVRIQNTDDSDITTSTGRFRIYLPDVFKAGETVTLEVEKPKYQILHPFAGEVRIPASSLKDPVEILLDKEGSHRFMSGKAFALLIENIANKPKSQVEPVDERKEVDLSRYINEWAIKYGFGIEHVQAELDKWAAEVEARQEDFYELALAAFYKKNFKEAADMSYQSAEKYEKQFAELNEQEKRINEKKQQIKENIIRDYRLAGDAQYNDYRFEEALSAYLKALAIVNKDIDPIMWASLMDDISATYWNLGFRVKGIASRQYLNKALEGLQAILKIYTRETFAHSWAMTQNNLGNTFSEQGKRIVGEEGVRLLNEAVKAYKAALTVVSRESLPQKWAMIMNNLGLTLSNIGIRTSDKDSIRLLSEADEAYRLALTVKTLENMPQSWAVTMNNIGIALKERGIRTEGEEGVRLLNEAVKAYNSALMVRTRESLPQDWAVTKYNIGNALKKQGIRTRGEKGLSLLSEAVNAYNDALTVFTRESLPMGWASTQNNMGNALKEQGIRTDGIEGARLLAEAIKAYKAVLTVDTCDSESQDWAMTQNNLAETYYLMNDWANAVECYCNVLKVYQKYDTAYNRASYIYHEQLFQFDKAYELSYEWVIKLQNVTGSSKSIFIVTNFTTARFDKAEELLAELLPKLNPNDHLYAHLCAIEIANLVALKKTDMVSGKIDALISTIKQQPVDYKIGGAFNGTKHFIKNSEQLKPDSQWLLSFFAAIEDPNRDTIIKGLQEVQKDLNKNEKQ; encoded by the coding sequence ATGACAAAGAAAGCCTATTTTCATATTTATCTTAAAATCATCCTTTGTCTTATTGTTTATTTAACCATATGCCCGGCTTTACCGGTAATTGCTAAACAGGAGTTGCGGGGCAAGGTTTATATTCTTGGTGAAAATGATAAGCGATTTCCTGTAACAAACACAACCGTCCGCATTCAGAACACTGATGATTCAGATATAACAACAAGCACTGGTAGATTTAGAATTTATTTGCCGGATGTATTCAAGGCAGGAGAAACCGTAACACTGGAAGTGGAAAAGCCAAAGTATCAGATACTCCACCCATTTGCAGGCGAAGTAAGAATACCGGCAAGCTCTTTGAAAGATCCGGTAGAAATTCTTTTGGATAAAGAAGGTTCTCACCGTTTTATGAGCGGCAAGGCATTTGCCTTACTTATAGAAAATATCGCCAATAAACCCAAATCGCAGGTTGAGCCCGTTGATGAACGAAAAGAAGTGGATCTGAGCCGTTATATTAATGAATGGGCTATAAAGTACGGCTTCGGGATTGAGCATGTGCAAGCCGAGTTAGATAAATGGGCTGCGGAAGTTGAAGCGAGGCAAGAGGATTTTTATGAGCTTGCCCTTGCTGCATTTTACAAGAAGAATTTTAAAGAAGCTGCCGACATGTCTTATCAATCGGCAGAAAAATATGAAAAACAATTTGCAGAGCTAAATGAACAGGAAAAAAGAATTAATGAAAAAAAGCAGCAAATAAAAGAAAATATTATCCGTGATTATCGTCTTGCCGGTGATGCTCAATATAATGATTACCGCTTTGAAGAGGCTTTGTCTGCTTATCTGAAAGCTTTGGCTATAGTAAACAAAGATATTGATCCTATAATGTGGGCGTCTTTAATGGATGATATAAGTGCTACATACTGGAATTTGGGGTTTAGGGTAAAAGGAATTGCGTCTCGACAGTATCTTAATAAAGCGTTAGAAGGTCTCCAAGCAATATTAAAAATCTATACGCGCGAGACCTTTGCACACTCATGGGCTATGACTCAGAACAATTTAGGGAATACATTCTCAGAGCAAGGAAAACGTATTGTAGGAGAAGAGGGCGTAAGATTGCTAAATGAGGCGGTTAAAGCGTATAAAGCTGCTTTAACAGTTGTTAGCCGTGAGAGTCTGCCTCAGAAGTGGGCTATGATTATGAACAATTTAGGGCTTACACTTTCAAATATAGGAATACGCACATCAGATAAAGATAGTATAAGACTTTTAAGTGAGGCGGATGAAGCATACAGACTCGCTTTAACTGTTAAAACCCTTGAAAATATGCCTCAAAGCTGGGCTGTAACTATGAACAATATAGGGATTGCACTTAAAGAGCGAGGAATTCGCACTGAAGGAGAAGAGGGTGTGAGATTGTTAAATGAGGCGGTTAAAGCTTATAACTCAGCCTTAATGGTCAGAACCCGTGAGAGCCTACCTCAGGACTGGGCCGTGACTAAATATAATATTGGAAATGCATTAAAAAAACAAGGAATCCGCACAAGAGGAGAGAAAGGGTTAAGTTTGCTATCTGAGGCAGTTAATGCATATAATGACGCTTTAACGGTTTTTACCCGCGAAAGTCTGCCTATGGGCTGGGCTTCGACTCAGAACAATATGGGAAATGCATTAAAAGAACAGGGAATCCGCACAGATGGCATAGAAGGAGCAAGATTGCTGGCCGAGGCAATTAAAGCATATAAAGCTGTTTTAACAGTTGATACTTGCGATAGTGAGTCTCAGGACTGGGCCATGACCCAAAACAATCTCGCAGAAACATACTATTTAATGAATGATTGGGCGAATGCCGTCGAATGCTATTGTAATGTACTCAAGGTCTATCAAAAGTATGATACAGCTTATAATAGAGCTAGCTATATTTACCATGAGCAACTTTTTCAGTTTGATAAGGCATACGAGTTAAGCTATGAGTGGGTTATAAAATTACAGAATGTTACTGGATCATCAAAAAGCATTTTCATTGTAACAAATTTTACTACTGCCCGTTTTGATAAAGCAGAAGAACTCTTGGCGGAATTACTTCCCAAATTGAACCCAAACGATCATCTTTATGCACATTTATGTGCAATTGAAATTGCAAACCTGGTGGCGCTCAAAAAAACCGATATGGTTTCCGGTAAAATAGATGCGCTTATTTCTACAATCAAGCAACAACCGGTCGACTATAAAATAGGCGGAGCTTTTAACGGCACAAAACACTTTATAAAAAATTCGGAACAGCTAAAGCCTGATAGCCAATGGTTACTTTCTTTCTTTGCAGCTATTGAAGACCCGAATCGGGATACAATTATTAAAGGTTTACAGGAAGTTCAGAAGGATTTAAATAAAAACGAAAAACAATAG
- a CDS encoding tetratricopeptide repeat protein, with protein sequence MLGDAVNAYKAALTVRTRESLPQQWAMTQNNMGIALRNQGIRTGGKKGAKLLGDAVDAYKAALTVRTRESLPQDWAMTQNNMGIALQEQALGLKNKLRSDLLQKAVKSFKNALEVRTYEHLPLQWAQTQNNLAGIYSLMNDWANAAGCYCNVLKVYKTDKTAYERAIYIYHEQLFQFDKAYELCFNWVIILKNYAESSKSEFIENNFTTARFDKAEELLTELLPKLSPNNFLYAPLCAIEIANLIALKKAEVVSGKIDALISAIKQQPEDYTIGWTFNGTKHFIENSEQLKPDSKWLISFFEALENPSRNAIVKGLQDVQKEFNKKNRSLI encoded by the coding sequence TTGCTGGGCGATGCAGTTAATGCGTATAAAGCTGCTTTAACGGTTAGAACTCGCGAGAGTCTGCCTCAGCAATGGGCTATGACCCAGAACAATATGGGGATTGCTTTACGAAATCAAGGAATTCGCACAGGAGGTAAAAAAGGTGCAAAATTGCTGGGCGATGCAGTAGATGCGTACAAAGCTGCTTTAACGGTTAGAACCCGCGAGAGCTTGCCTCAGGACTGGGCTATGACCCAGAACAATATGGGGATTGCTTTACAAGAGCAAGCTTTAGGTTTGAAAAACAAGCTTAGAAGTGATTTGTTACAAAAAGCAGTAAAATCATTTAAAAATGCATTGGAAGTTAGAACATATGAACATCTACCTCTGCAGTGGGCGCAAACCCAGAACAATCTCGCAGGAATATATTCTTTAATGAATGATTGGGCCAATGCCGCCGGATGTTATTGCAATGTGCTAAAAGTATATAAAACTGATAAGACAGCTTATGAAAGAGCTATCTACATATACCATGAGCAGCTTTTTCAGTTTGATAAGGCATACGAGTTATGCTTTAACTGGGTCATAATATTAAAAAATTATGCTGAGTCATCAAAAAGTGAATTCATTGAAAATAATTTTACTACTGCCCGTTTTGATAAAGCAGAAGAACTCCTGACAGAATTACTTCCTAAATTAAGCCCAAACAACTTTCTTTACGCACCTCTATGTGCCATCGAAATCGCAAACCTGATAGCACTCAAAAAAGCCGAAGTAGTTTCCGGTAAAATAGATGCACTTATTTCTGCAATTAAACAACAACCTGAGGATTACACCATAGGCTGGACTTTTAACGGTACAAAACACTTCATAGAAAACTCAGAACAGCTGAAACCAGATAGTAAATGGCTTATATCTTTTTTTGAAGCTTTAGAAAACCCAAGTCGGAATGCCATAGTTAAAGGCTTGCAGGATGTTCAGAAGGAATTTAATAAAAAAAATAGGAGCCTGATTTAA
- a CDS encoding NERD domain-containing protein, whose amino-acid sequence MFIVLFKVGYKVYHDFPAEKFNIDHIIIGPAGVYAVETKARQKPTTGNNPMPKLFMTGKSFNFRIGWILNLLNRLAGKPNGFLNG is encoded by the coding sequence ATATTTATTGTTCTTTTCAAAGTTGGATATAAGGTTTATCATGATTTTCCGGCTGAAAAATTTAATATTGATCATATCATAATCGGTCCTGCAGGTGTGTATGCTGTTGAGACAAAAGCCCGCCAGAAACCGACCACCGGCAATAATCCGATGCCAAAGTTATTTATGACGGGCAAAAGCTTCAATTTCCGGATTGGGTGGATACTAAATCTCTTGAACAGGCTCGCAGGCAAGCCCAATGGCTTTCTAAATGGATAA